The Acidobacteriota bacterium genomic interval ACACCTCCACGCCCCAGCGCAACGCCTCGGAAAATCGCAGCGCCCCTACCGGCATCACCATGAACTCCTGAAAATCCACGTTGTTGTCGGCGTGCGCGCCGCCATTCAGAATGTTCATCATCGGCAGCGGCAGCGTCCGCGCGTTCAGCCCACCGAGCGAACGGTACAGCGGCCAGCCGTGGGCATTCCCCGCCGCCCGCGCCGCCGCCATCGACACCGCCAGCAGTGCGTTGGCGCCCAGCCGTGATTTGTTTGGCGTCCCATCCAGTTCGATCAGGCGGTGGTCCAGCGCCGTCTGGTCTTCTCCGTCGTGCCCTACCAGTGCCGGTCCCAGCGTCTGGTTAATATTGGCCACCGCCCGCGTAACCCCTTTGCCGCCATAGCGGTTCGGGTCGCCATCGCGCAGCTCCACGGCCTCATGCTCGCCCGTTGACGCCCCGCTCGGTACCGCCGCCCGCCCCCGCGCTCCCGATTCCAGCGTCAAGTCTGCTTCCACCGTCGGATTGCCCCGCGAGTCCAGAATTTCCCGCGCCGTCAGCGTGGCTATTGCGTCCATGCCCCGATTCTACTAGCTTTGGCTTCTGGTCATCGCCCATGTACGCCACCGCCCACGCCTACGCCAAGATCAATTTGGGACTGAAGATCCTCGCCCGCCGTTCCGACGGCTTTCACGAGCTCCGCACCGTCTTCCAGACCATCTCCCTCGCCGACCGCCTCGAGCTAACCCTCCACCGTGGCCGCGGCGTCACCCTCACCACCACGGGCCTGCCCATCCCCACCGGCCGCGCCAATCTCGCCGTCCGCGCCGCTGAGTTGGCAGCCCATCGCTTCGCCATCCCTGGCGCCATCGCCATTACGCTCCACAAGCTAATCCCTCTCGGCGCCGGCCTCGGCGGTGGTTCCAGCGATGCCGCCGCCGTTTTGCGAATGCTCGCCCGCGCCGCGCGCCGCCCTCCGGCCCTCGGCGACCTGCTCGCCCTCGCCCGCGAGCTCGGCTCCGACGTGCCCCTGTTCCTCCTCGGCGGCACCGTTCTCGGCCTCGGCCGTGGCGATGAAGTCTACGCCCTGCCCGATCTCGCCCCCTGGCACTGCATCCTGGCCATGCCCCGCTCCGCCAGCACCTCGGGTCTGGCTACCCCTGCCGCTTTTGCCGACTGGGACCGCCGCCACCGCGCCCAATTGACGGAAAAGGTCCGTTCCAGTACACTAATGGAGTTCTGCAGCCTGGTTGACCAGGTGCTGCCGGCGTTCCGCACGTTACGGAACCGCGGCTCGCAAGAGCCGAAAGTCCATGCCGGAATCGAGAACGACTTCCTCGCTGGAGTCCTCTCTCTTTCCCCAGACTTTCCGCGCATTCACCGCCAGCTTTGCCGCACCTCCGCCGCCTGGGTCGGGTTGACCGGCAGCGGAGCCGCTCAGTTCGGCTTGTTCAGCCGTGCCGAGCCGGCCAAAGCCGTGGCCACAGCCTTGGCGCGCCGCCATTGTACTTGGCGTGCGCGCTTCGTGCCCCGCCGCGTGGTTCAGCACGGTGTGCAGTTCGAGAGTTGATGGGGCGTCGTCCAATGGCAGGACACATGCCTTTGGAGCATGGCATTTAGGTTCGAATCCTAACGCCCCAGCCAAGAGCGTTCGTCAGTAACTGAAATACTGATGTACTGAGACACTGAAATACTGTATGGCTACCAGTCCTATGAAAGTGGCGCAATCGGCAGACAAGGCGGACAAGACGCAGCCCTCCCGCGGCCCGCGCAAGGCGCACCCGGACGACAAGCTGAAGATCTTCAGCGGCACCTCCAATCCCGCGCTCACCGCCGAGATCTGCAACCACCTCGGCATCGAGCCCGGCCAATGCCGCCTCACCCGCTTCAGCGACGGCGAAAACTACGTTCAGATCCTCGAAAACGTCCGCGGCGCCGATGTCTTCGTCGTCCAGCCCACCTGCGATCCCGTGGATATCCACCTGATGGAGCTGTTGCTGATGATTGACGCGCTCAAGCGCGCCTCCGCCCGCCGCATCACCGCCGTCATCCCTTATTTCGGCTATGCCCGCCAGGATCGTAAAGACAAGCCCCGCGTGCCTATCTCCTCCAAGCTGGTCGCCGATCTGCTCACCACCGCTGGCGCCCACCGCGCCCTGTTGATGGACCTGCACGCCCCCCAGATTCAGGGCTTTTTCAACATCCCCGTCGATCACCTCTTCGCCTCGCCCGTGCTGGTCGACTGCTTCCGCCGCATGGACCTGCCCGATCTCACCATCGTCTCCCCCGATGCCGGCGGCGTCGAGCGCGCCCGCTTCTTCGCCAAGAAGCTCGATGCCGCCCTCGCCATCGTGGACAAGCGCCGCGTCGCTATGGACGTGAGTGAAGTCATGAACGTCATCGGCGACGTGCAGGATCGCACCGTCGTCATTCTCGACGACATCATCGACACCGCCGGCACGCTGGTGAAAACCGCCGACGCCATGATCCGCAACGGCGCCAAGCGCGTGCTCGCCTGCGCCTCCCACGCCGTTCTCAGTGGTCCCGCCGTCGAGCGCCTCGAAAAATCGCCCATCGAGCGCGTCGTCGTCACCAATTCCATTCCCTTGCCCGAGACTTCGCAGGCGCGGGCGCGCATCCAGGTGTTGAGCATCGCCGGTCTGATGGCCGCCGCCATCCGCTCTATTCACGACGAGACCTCGGTCAGTTTGCTGTTTGTTTAGGAGTCATTCGTTATGCCGATTTCTGTAACTCTCGAAGCCGAAACCCGCGCCACGCGTGGTAAAGGTCCGGCGCGCCAGATGCGCCTCGCCGGCCGCATCCCGGCGACCCTCTACGGCGCCCGCCAGGAGGCGATCAGCCTCAGCGTCGACCCCAAAGCCGTCGGCCGCATCCTCCATTCCGAGTCCGGACACAACACCATTTTCAATTTGGCCGTCGCCGGCGGCGAAACCACCGCCGTCATGGTGGTCGACTGGCAGCGCGAGCCGCTGAAGGGCCACCTCTTGCACGTCGATCTCAAGCGCATCGCCATGGATCAGGCCATCCGCGTGCGCATTCCCGTGCATCCCCAGGGCGAGGCTGTGGGCGTCAAGACCCAGGGCGGCATTCTCGAACTGGTCACCCGCGAAATCGAAATCGAGTGCTTGCCCAGCGACATCCCCGAGCAGGTGCTGGTGGATGTCTCCAATCTTTCCATCGGTCAGACCCTGCGGGTCTCCGATCTGCAGGTCGGCGCCAACCGCCGCGTGCTGACGGAAGCCGATCGCGTCGTCGTCCACGTCATCGCCATCAAGGAAGTGGTTGAGCCCACGCCGGCGGAAGCTGCCGCCACTACGGCTGAACCGGAAGTCATCAAGAAGGGGAAGGCTGAGGAAGAGCCCGGCGCCGAAAAGGCCGCCGAAAAGGGTTCCGAGAAGGGAGCCGAGGAGAAGAAGGAGAAGAAGAAGTAGCCACCCATGCCGGCGAGCCCTGATCCCGATGCGCCGTATCTGGTGGTGGGACTCGGCAATCCGGGAGCCGAGTATGAGGCGACGCCTCACAACTTCGGTTTCATGGTGGTAGACGAATTGGCGCGCCGCGCCGGCGTCCGGCTTCGCACCCGCGAATGCCAGGCGTTGACAGCACGCGGGCAGTTACAGGGCAAGCCCGTATGGCTCGCCCAGCCGCTGACCTATATGAATCTCAGCGGCGACGCCATCGCCCAGTTGATCGGCAAGGAAGCGGTGGCGGATTTGTTGGTGGTTTGTGATGAGCTGGATCTGCCTTTTGGCACCCTCCGGCTCCGGGAGCGCGGCTCGGCCGGCAGCCACAACGGCCTGCGGTCGGTGGTCGCGCGTTTGGGAACGACGGAGTTTGCGCGGTTGCGCCTGGGCATCGACCCCGGCCATCCGATTGCGGACCGGGTGGAGTTTGTGCTGCACCGCTGGAGCAAGGCGCAGACGCAGGAAGCCTTGCAGACCGCGGCCACCGCGGCCGATGTGGTGGAGTTGGTTTTGAAAGATGGCATCGCCGCGGCGATGACACGGTACAACGTGAAGCAGAGAGAAACAGAATGAATCGAACCTACGAAGTGATCTTTATCGTGCGCCCCGACCTGGTGGACGAAGAAGCCGACCAACTGGTCGCCGGCTTCGAATCCGCCGCCAACGCCAGTGGCGCCACCGTCCGTAAAGTCGACAAGCTCGGCCGCCGCCGGCTCGCCTACCGCGTGCGCGGCTTCCGCGAGGGCAACTATGTCCTGTTCGAGCTGGAATCCGCCGGCTCGGAACCCATTGGGGAGCTGCAGCGCCGCCTCCGCATCGCCGAGCCGGTGATCAAGTATCTCGCGGTGCGCACCGACGAGCTGGAAAAGCGGCTCGAAAAGCGCCGCCGTCATCGCGCCGCCCGCCTCGAGCGCCGCCCCGCGCGTCCCGAGAGCGCCGGCCACGCCGATGACGATCCCGCCGCCGCCATGGAAGGTCGCGGCGAAGGCGAAGGCGATGGAGCCCTCGCCAGCTAACCCATTTCAGAATCGAGGATCATGCCATGACTGATGGAAAACGCCCTACCTCCGGTCCCGCGGGCCGCAGCAGCTCCGGAGGCCCCAAAAAGCAATTCACCCGCCGCCGCAAAGTTTGCAAGTTCTGCGTCGATCGCATCGACAAGATCGACTACAAAGATTACCGCTTGCTGCAGCAGTTTGTCGCCGAGCGCGGCAAAATCGTTCCCCGCCGCATTACCGGCACCTGCACCCAGCACCAGCGTCATCTCACCCGCGCCATCAAGCAGGCGCGCCAGATCGCCCTGCTGCCCTTCGCCGCGGAGATATAGCCATGGAAATCATTCTCAAAGAAGATGTCTTAAAGCTCGGCCGCAAAGGCGACGTGGTCAAGGTCGCCGACGGTTACGGCCGCAACTTCCTCCTGCCCCAGCGCCTGGCCATCGCCGCCAACCCCGCCAACCTGCGCAACATCGAGCAGATGCGCGCCTCCGCCGCCCGCCGCGAAGCCCGCGACCGCGACGCCGCCTTGGCCCTCGCCGCTCAGCTCGCCCAGGTCAAACTGGTCTTCGAGCGCCGCGCCGGCGAAAAAGACGCCCTCTTCGGCTCCGTCACCTCGATGGACATCATGCACTCCCTCGCCGAACGCGGCTTCGACCTCGAACGCCGCAAGATCGACCTTCCCGACCCGCTCAAATCCTTGGGCGACCACAAAGTCACCCTCCACCTCTTCCGCGACGTCAAAGCCGAACTCGCCATCACCATCGCCCGCGAGTCCACCGGCGACGAATCCGCCGCCGACGCCGCCCCCACCCCCGAAGCCTAGCTGCACCCCCGCGCACGACCGCCGCCCCCGCGGCGGTCGCCCGCCTCAACCGCCCGCCTCACTCTCCCCCACTCCTCCTCCAGCAACTCACCCGCGCTTCACCGCCGCAACCAATGGCGATGCGGTCTAGCCCCCAGACCCCGACCCCCGAAGCTAACCCAGCGGCTGCAGCCGGAACCCAAGCAACTCCCCCGACCGCCGCACCCGCGCGTCCAGGCTCAATAGCTCCAAGCCGCTCACGGCTGCGGCGGCTTCGAGCGCCGAAGCCAGGTGTAGCGCATCCAGCGTTCGCACCGGCTCGGAGGGGAACGCCCGCCGCGCTCGTGCCATGATCCCGTCAGTCACATGGAGTACCTGCCAGCGGCTGGCGGCCTCTTGCATTTGAGCGCGCCGCGCTGCGGTTGCTGCCTCGGTCGACTCGCCCAACGCTAGACTGCGTACCAGCACCCGGTCCACTTCCACCAACGTAAGTTCCGACGCGACAACAATTTCGGCGCGCTGCAGTACCTCGCGTACCTGCGCAGTAAGCGCCTCACCGAGCAGCCACGCCAGCACAGCGCTCGACTCCGCGTAAACGTTCAACGCTCCCCGCGCTCCTCGTCAAGCAATTCCGCAGCTCGGCCCGGACGCAGCAGCGGGGGAAGCTCCGGGTAGACACTCGGGTCATTGGGCGCGCCCAGCGTCACCTCTCCCCTCGCGGCGAGCGCCGCCAGCCCAGGGGTCGCGGCCGCACGGGCCACAACCCCTCCCGGCGGCACGATTTCCGCCACCACCACCCCGCGATCGGTCACCACCACCGCCCCACCCGCTCTCACCTCGCGGATGTATTCAGCCAGCCGGTTCTTCAACTCTCGCAACCCCACCGTCGTCATATGCCTATTGTAGCTTCACGAAGCTACAATGACCAGCGCTGTCAGAACGCGGCTCAGGGCACGACAATAAAAAATCGTCCATACGTTCCGAAACGGCTGTCACTGCTGCCCCATCAGGCGACGCCAGCAGTCCGCGTCCGACCCCGCCAATCCTCAGCTGCCAAAATAGCACCCCACAATCGCCGCCTCTGCGCGGGCAATTGCGGCATCCGCTGCGCGATCCCAGCCACATCGGCAGCCCCAAGCTCCCGGCGTTCCACTTCGGTTTGGGCCTGTGGTCCGGGTGGGAAATCGACCGCCTCGGCATTACCCATGGCGGTACTCAGGGCTCGGAGCACCACCCCCTCTTCGGCTTGCCGCTTTTTCATCGCCGACCGGAGATCCGTCTGCAACTCGCGACGACCTGCCGGGGCGGCATGATCGGCTTCACCGGTCGGTATCGGGCCGCCTCGTTTTCTCCAATTCCTCCAGTCGCTCACGGATGCGCTTTTCCCAGCCCTGCTCGCCGGGTTCATAATAGCGCCGCCCGCGCAGGTTGTCCGGTAGGCATTCCATCGCCGCGACTTTCGCCTCCAGGTCGTGCGCGTACTGGTAGCCGCGGCCGTAGCCCAGGCCCTTCATCAGCCCCGTCGGCGCGTTGCGCAGATGCAGCGGCACCGGCTCGGCGCGCGTCGCATGCACATCCTCCAGCACCTTGCCGTAGGCGGTGTAGAGCGCATTCGATTTGGGCGCCAGCGCCAGGTACACGCACGCCTGCGCCAGCGCCATGGCCGCTTCCGGCATCCCCAGCGCCTCGACCGCCGCCCGCGCCGCCAGCGTCTGCTCCAGTGCGCGCGGATCGGCGAGCCCGATGTCTTCTGACGCCATGCGCACCATCCGCCGCGCCACGTACATCGGGTCCTCGCCGCTCTCCAGCATCCGCGCCAGCCAGTACAGACTGGCATCGGGATCGCTGTTGCGCACCGACTTGTGCAGCGCCGAAATCAGGTTGAAGTGCTGCTCGCCCGCGGCGTCGTAGAGCAGCGCCTTGTGCTGCAGCGTCGCATCGAGCAGCTCGGCCGTAATTTCGATCCGCCCCTCGGCATCCGGCGTCGCTCCGCTGGCCGCGACTTCCAGCAGGTTCAGCGCCACGCGGGCGTCCCCGTTGGCAAACGCCGCCATCCGCCGCAGCTCCGGCTCGCCCACGAGCAACTCGCGCACTTCGCTCCGTTCCGCCAGCACGCCCCGCTCGCGGTCGCCGATGGCGCGCCGCAGCAGCGCCTCCAGATCGGCATCACCCAGCGCCTCCAGCACATACACCCGCGCCCGCGACAGCAGCGCCGAGTTGACCTCAAAGCTCGGATTCTCCGTCGTTGCCCCGATCAGCGTAATCGCCCCGCTCTCGACGTAGGGCAAAAACGCATCCTGCTGCGCGCGGTTGAAGCGGTGGATTTCATCCACGAACAGAATCGTCCGCTGCCCCGCCGCCTGCGCCCGCTCCGCCGCCGCCATCACCTCCCGGATCTCTTTGATCCCGCTGGTCACGGCGCTGAAGGGCACGAACCGCCGCCGCGTCTGCACCGCAATGATTCGCGCCAGCGTCGTCTTGCCCACCCCCGGCGGACCCCAGAGCAGAATCGATCCCAACTGATCCCGCTCGATCTGCACCCGCAGCGGCTTGCCCGGCCCCAGCAGATGCTGCTGCCCCACCAGTTCCTCCAGCCGCTGCGGCCGCATCCGGTCCGCCAGCGGCGGCGGGGCCGCCGGTCCGCCTTGTGATTCAAACAACGACATACATGAGTTCTGCTATGCTGCCCGCTATGAAGCGCATACTTTGCCTGGCCGGCCTGCTCGCCGCCCTCGCCTTCACCCTCAGCGCCCAGCAACGCCTCCCGCGCGTCAACTGGCCCACCACCGAGGGCGACTACGTCATCCACAATTTCCGCTTCGCCGATAGCGAGGTCCTGCCCTCGCTCCGCCTTCATTACACCACGCTCGGCCATCTCCAGAAGAATGCCGCAGGCGTTGCCACCAACGCCGTCCTCATCATCCACGGCACCGGCGGCACCGGCCATCAGTTCCTCAGCCCCATCTTCGCCGACCCGCTCTACGGCCCTGGCGAACCGTTGGACATCCGCAATCACTACATCATCCTGCCCGACCTCATCGGTCACGGAGAATCCAGCAAGCCCAGCGACGGCCTACGCGCCAAGTTCCCGCATTACGGCTACCACGACATGATCCGCGCCACCCATGCCCTGCTCACCCAGCACCTCGGCGTCAACCATTTGCGCCTGGTAATGGGCACCTCCATGGGCGGCATGCAGAGCTGGATGTGGCCGGAAATGTACCCCACTTTCATGGATGCCTCCATGCCCTTGGCCAGCGAACCCGCCCAGATCGCCGGCCGCAATCCCCTCCCTGCGTAGCCGCAGCAGGGAGGGAAGCGCTGGTATCGCCGTATGGTCATGGACTCGATCACGCAGGCCCCCGGCTACGACGGCGGCAACTACGCCGTCGAGCCGCACTTCGACGGCGCCTTCTACGCCCTCATGATCATGGTCTCCAGCCCCAAGGACATGCGCCGCCGCATGCCCACCGAGGAGCTC includes:
- a CDS encoding ribose-phosphate pyrophosphokinase, whose translation is MATSPMKVAQSADKADKTQPSRGPRKAHPDDKLKIFSGTSNPALTAEICNHLGIEPGQCRLTRFSDGENYVQILENVRGADVFVVQPTCDPVDIHLMELLLMIDALKRASARRITAVIPYFGYARQDRKDKPRVPISSKLVADLLTTAGAHRALLMDLHAPQIQGFFNIPVDHLFASPVLVDCFRRMDLPDLTIVSPDAGGVERARFFAKKLDAALAIVDKRRVAMDVSEVMNVIGDVQDRTVVILDDIIDTAGTLVKTADAMIRNGAKRVLACASHAVLSGPAVERLEKSPIERVVVTNSIPLPETSQARARIQVLSIAGLMAAAIRSIHDETSVSLLFV
- a CDS encoding alpha/beta fold hydrolase, with the translated sequence MSSAMLPAMKRILCLAGLLAALAFTLSAQQRLPRVNWPTTEGDYVIHNFRFADSEVLPSLRLHYTTLGHLQKNAAGVATNAVLIIHGTGGTGHQFLSPIFADPLYGPGEPLDIRNHYIILPDLIGHGESSKPSDGLRAKFPHYGYHDMIRATHALLTQHLGVNHLRLVMGTSMGGMQSWMWPEMYPTFMDASMPLASEPAQIAGRNPLPA
- a CDS encoding 50S ribosomal protein L25; the encoded protein is MPISVTLEAETRATRGKGPARQMRLAGRIPATLYGARQEAISLSVDPKAVGRILHSESGHNTIFNLAVAGGETTAVMVVDWQREPLKGHLLHVDLKRIAMDQAIRVRIPVHPQGEAVGVKTQGGILELVTREIEIECLPSDIPEQVLVDVSNLSIGQTLRVSDLQVGANRRVLTEADRVVVHVIAIKEVVEPTPAEAAATTAEPEVIKKGKAEEEPGAEKAAEKGSEKGAEEKKEKKK
- a CDS encoding PIN domain-containing protein → MNVYAESSAVLAWLLGEALTAQVREVLQRAEIVVASELTLVEVDRVLVRSLALGESTEAATAARRAQMQEAASRWQVLHVTDGIMARARRAFPSEPVRTLDALHLASALEAAAAVSGLELLSLDARVRRSGELLGFRLQPLG
- a CDS encoding 50S ribosomal protein L9 produces the protein MEIILKEDVLKLGRKGDVVKVADGYGRNFLLPQRLAIAANPANLRNIEQMRASAARREARDRDAALALAAQLAQVKLVFERRAGEKDALFGSVTSMDIMHSLAERGFDLERRKIDLPDPLKSLGDHKVTLHLFRDVKAELAITIARESTGDESAADAAPTPEA
- a CDS encoding type II toxin-antitoxin system prevent-host-death family antitoxin, with translation MTTVGLRELKNRLAEYIREVRAGGAVVVTDRGVVVAEIVPPGGVVARAAATPGLAALAARGEVTLGAPNDPSVYPELPPLLRPGRAAELLDEERGER
- a CDS encoding aminoacyl-tRNA hydrolase codes for the protein MPASPDPDAPYLVVGLGNPGAEYEATPHNFGFMVVDELARRAGVRLRTRECQALTARGQLQGKPVWLAQPLTYMNLSGDAIAQLIGKEAVADLLVVCDELDLPFGTLRLRERGSAGSHNGLRSVVARLGTTEFARLRLGIDPGHPIADRVEFVLHRWSKAQTQEALQTAATAADVVELVLKDGIAAAMTRYNVKQRETE
- the rpsR gene encoding 30S ribosomal protein S18; amino-acid sequence: MTDGKRPTSGPAGRSSSGGPKKQFTRRRKVCKFCVDRIDKIDYKDYRLLQQFVAERGKIVPRRITGTCTQHQRHLTRAIKQARQIALLPFAAEI
- the ispE gene encoding 4-(cytidine 5'-diphospho)-2-C-methyl-D-erythritol kinase, with the protein product MYATAHAYAKINLGLKILARRSDGFHELRTVFQTISLADRLELTLHRGRGVTLTTTGLPIPTGRANLAVRAAELAAHRFAIPGAIAITLHKLIPLGAGLGGGSSDAAAVLRMLARAARRPPALGDLLALARELGSDVPLFLLGGTVLGLGRGDEVYALPDLAPWHCILAMPRSASTSGLATPAAFADWDRRHRAQLTEKVRSSTLMEFCSLVDQVLPAFRTLRNRGSQEPKVHAGIENDFLAGVLSLSPDFPRIHRQLCRTSAAWVGLTGSGAAQFGLFSRAEPAKAVATALARRHCTWRARFVPRRVVQHGVQFES
- a CDS encoding replication-associated recombination protein A, yielding MSLFESQGGPAAPPPLADRMRPQRLEELVGQQHLLGPGKPLRVQIERDQLGSILLWGPPGVGKTTLARIIAVQTRRRFVPFSAVTSGIKEIREVMAAAERAQAAGQRTILFVDEIHRFNRAQQDAFLPYVESGAITLIGATTENPSFEVNSALLSRARVYVLEALGDADLEALLRRAIGDRERGVLAERSEVRELLVGEPELRRMAAFANGDARVALNLLEVAASGATPDAEGRIEITAELLDATLQHKALLYDAAGEQHFNLISALHKSVRNSDPDASLYWLARMLESGEDPMYVARRMVRMASEDIGLADPRALEQTLAARAAVEALGMPEAAMALAQACVYLALAPKSNALYTAYGKVLEDVHATRAEPVPLHLRNAPTGLMKGLGYGRGYQYAHDLEAKVAAMECLPDNLRGRRYYEPGEQGWEKRIRERLEELEKTRRPDTDR
- the rpsF gene encoding 30S ribosomal protein S6 yields the protein MNRTYEVIFIVRPDLVDEEADQLVAGFESAANASGATVRKVDKLGRRRLAYRVRGFREGNYVLFELESAGSEPIGELQRRLRIAEPVIKYLAVRTDELEKRLEKRRRHRAARLERRPARPESAGHADDDPAAAMEGRGEGEGDGALAS